A region of the Argopecten irradians isolate NY chromosome 16, Ai_NY, whole genome shotgun sequence genome:
TGGTTTGGAATTTGAATTTTGTTCTAGTGTCGATAAGGGTTGCTAAATTTCTTGGTACCGATGTCATCTTGTAGTTGGGATCGAATTCATATCTGTCACTTTCCAAGTTTAGTTTTTTTTCGTTATGCTGATGTTTTTGGTGTCTGTAAATTTtctcattattttgtttttcccATATTGATCCTCCTCTTCTCCCGAAACCAGCACACCAAGGTATACTGTCTGGTTTGCATACTACAATACCAAGATATCCTGAAAAGTagataaaattgtttaatttcatttcattttcaccTAATGATATCAAGTAAACACTCCGACTGATTATTGAGACAGTATTGTAGTTTTTCATAATGTCTTCAATGGTGGTTAATTTGGCGTTTTAAATGATTGGTCTAACATTAGGCGCAGAGGGCCTTATCCCTCCCATGTTTTTTCTtacatattatcaaaaaaaCTCAATAGCAAGATTGACTCCATggtttgttttaattatgtGAATCCCAACCACACATAACAATGCTATTTAACCCTTTAGTGCTGAGGACGCCTTTTGGCTGTTTACTGGTGTCCTGCTATTGACGCCTTTTGGTGTTCTGGCTATGAAGAGGGGTATTCCCCGGTTAATGtgcaaaaaataattatatactgaGATATATTTTCTGAAACGATAAGATACCTAGTTAATCCCGTATATTTTCTTTCCATTCACATAGAAGTCGTGTCTTATAACATCTGGCATTTTCAGTACGGACCGAGAAATCCCTATACATCGGGAATTTTTCCGGAAATCGCGACATTTATAGATAGTTACGTCACCGGAAACAGATGTAATGTTTTCAGTGCAGTGTGCGCACAAAACCAATGGCAGGTGCACGTAGTGCTCTGTGTTACTGATTGGATATATCCACTTATTTACCACTGTCATGGCCGGAGAATAATGCGATTCAAATCTAAAGGTAATTTTTAATCGTTCTGATGCCTGTAAATTATTGCATGAACGTAAATTAGCAGaaaattcaagaatattgggaTCGAGTTTTAGGCGCGAGATTGACCTACTTTAATTACGTCACCACTTACTGTGTACGATAGATTACTTCAGTATACGGAAGGGTAGATTAGTCTTATTTTATAAGACTGGCTTTCAGTTCTGATTAATAAATGACTAAGACAtcaatataagatatttttgtttgtgtaCGAATTGATTACCGTTGTTTGGAAATACCATAACCTGATTTATTATAACAAAACAGTACCGATCATGTGTGTCTGCTTTCGTCggtaatgtaaacaaatatggcgGAGCCGGAGAACCCCGGCGAGCTAGCTAATGTATTGCCGGAATTTCGTCAGATATTTCAAGAAATCTTTCTAGACGAAGATAGCGATGAGTTTGAGGGCTTTGATATTGAAGATATCGACAACATTGCCGAGGACGGAACTGGATTTAATGTCGATAATTGGGTTGAAGGCGGAAAGGAACCGTCTACTTTCACTTTTACCGGTAATGCAGGTATTAACACGGACATCTTGTCGGTACCTGAAGAAGGTAGCTTGTCGTATTTAGACTACTTTGAATGTATTATTACTGACAATATAATTCAGAAGATCGTGGTTGAGACAAATAGATACGCTGCCACATACAGTGAAACACACCCTGACCTCCCAAGTCACTCTAGGTACAGGAAATGGACAGACACAACGCTAGGGGAAATGAAAGCGTTCATAGCGATGACAATTGCGATGGGACTTGTCCAGCAATTGGATATTCAGGACTATTGGTCTGGTAATCCTGTTATAAATACACCATTCTTCAGATCTGTGATGTCTAGAGACAGATTCTTATCATTGTTGAGTGTACTGCATCTAGCAGACAACTCTGGGGCAGTTCCTAGAGGGCAAACAGGTTACTCGCCTTTACAGAAATTAGGTGAGCCTTACAAGGATATCCTTTCCAACTTTCAAAGTTGTTATAACCCTAACAAGAACATTGCCATTGATGAAGGGATGATACCCTGGAGAGGGAACCTCCATTTCCGTGTGTATAGCCCGGACAAACCCATTAAATATGGACTTAaggtttacatgttgtgtgacTCTGACAATGGCTATTGCAGTCGTATGGAACTATACACTGGTCACGGAGGACAGAACAGTCCGTTTGGTGCAACATACGATCNNNNNNNNNNAATCACGGAATGTCCGAGGTGAATATTAAAGGCAAATCAGCACTACAGCACACTTCACTGTGGTCGAAacttataattgaaatgaaatttcgACGCACATGCGTCTCGGAGAAAAGTGAGCCCTCGCTGAAATGACCACCACTAGTCCATCAGATGTTTTCCAGAATTTCCATTATCACAAAAATAGTCACAGATATAAAATCCAAAATGTTCAGTAAAGTAACATTTCCCCTGCCATAATCATGGTAACTTccatcccaccgctgccacccaTTTGTGGCGTTTCTCCAAAATATGATAGCACTTAGGCTATATGACGAGACGCTATTGTATATCTAAGTCCGTGATGGAAGGTGACTACGGCAGGGAAAACTAGAAAACGTCACTTTAAAATTCACATAATTTATTCACATAAACATCCACGCAATATAGTTCACAATAAATCCATTAGGAACACACACACTGGTACACTGTTTCACTTAAGTTCACTGCTAGGTGATATCCATAATTGCGAAGTATTCAGTACATCCCAAATGCAAGTATAGatcccatagtcacaaacacactaagAATGATAGAGTAATCcgtatatatcacatcactgaTACATATAGGAAATATCCGTACAGTACatcccatagtcacaaacacactaagtGTAGTAAAGTAATCCGAATGAAAATAACTTATCCCGAGATGCGTGGAGTAAGTCCCAAAATTTCATGTAATCTCTCTTTTCTTCACGTGCACCCCCTTTTATACCACTTTCATACTATCCTCTAATTGGCTAAAACCTCGCTCCTTCCATATTCATTCTCACGTTCAACTTGTCGGCCCAAAATGTATACTATTTTCAAGGCACAGCTGAA
Encoded here:
- the LOC138310791 gene encoding piggyBac transposable element-derived protein 4-like, coding for MAEPENPGELANVLPEFRQIFQEIFLDEDSDEFEGFDIEDIDNIAEDGTGFNVDNWVEGGKEPSTFTFTGNAGINTDILSVPEEGSLSYLDYFECIITDNIIQKIVVETNRYAATYSETHPDLPSHSRYRKWTDTTLGEMKAFIAMTIAMGLVQQLDIQDYWSGNPVINTPFFRSVMSRDRFLSLLSVLHLADNSGAVPRGQTGYSPLQKLGEPYKDILSNFQSCYNPNKNIAIDEGMIPWRGNLHFRVYSPDKPIKYGLKVYMLCDSDNGYCSRMELYTGHGGQNSPFGATYD